Genomic window (Marmota flaviventris isolate mMarFla1 chromosome X, mMarFla1.hap1, whole genome shotgun sequence):
CTGAAACATCTCCTATCCCTTGACCCTTTTGCTTTATCTTTTATCCCCTTTCTCCCCCGCCCTCAGttttagggatggaacccagggtctcacatatgtTAGGAAAGCGCTTTTActgctgagttatatccccagctttactcctcttttaaaaattctcttctctACGAAGTTCGTGTCCAGCAACAACCGCTTGGACTCGCCTCGCCTGCCCAGCAGGGGTTAGGGGAGGGAGTGGAAGACCGTGAGTGGGGCGTGGCCACCACGTCGCAGAGCCCGACTGCGCCTGCGTAGGCTGCGGCAAAGCTAAACGCTCTCAGGCTTGCGCTCGTTGCTGACTAGTGCTGGTGTAAAAAGATCGCCCTTCTTTCCAGCGCTCACTTTTGATCCGCCCAGCTCTCGGGTCTCGGCTTTGTGCCGAGGCGCCAACTCACCTAAGGTCCTCTCTCCGACGGATCGCTGACCTACCAGCTCCCGCTCCTGTCTCCTGGAACCATGTCTCTGGTAAGCCAGAATGCGCGCCACGGCAGCGCAGAGACCACTGCAGATTACAGCGACGGCCGGGGTGAAATGCAGGCTACTAACGCCTCCGGGCCCCCCACCTCCATGCTAGTCCCTGATACCCTCCAGGGCTCTCAGGTTCCTATGGACCCTCAGGGTGCCAGCGCTTCTCAAGCCACCCAGGACCCGAATGACATCGAGGTCCTCATCGACGAGCAGTCCCGACGTTTGGGGGCGCTCAGGGTCCACGACCCTCTAGAAGACAGGTCGATAGCTTTGGTGAATTTCATGCGAATGAAAAGCCAAACCGAGGGGTCTATCCAGCAGTCAGAGATGCTGGAGTTTCTCAGAGAATACTCAGATCAGTTCCCTGAGATACTCAGACGAGCCTCAGCTCACCTGGATCGGGTCTTTGGGTTGAACCTGAGAGTTCTTGATCCCCAGGCTGATACTTACAACCTAATCAGCAAACCGGGTCCCCAGACCACTGATCGGCTAGCAGAGACTCTGGACGTGCCAAAGGCAGGTCTCCTGGCCCTTGTCCTAGGCCACATCCTCCTGAATGGCAACCGGGCAAGAGAGGCCTCCATTTGGGACCTGTTGCTAAAGGTTGATGTGTTGGATGAGCCTCAGAGGATCAACAATCTCTTAGGGAACACAAGAAATCTCCTTACTACTGACTTTGTGCGTATGCGATTCTTGGAGTACTGGCCCGTGTATGGCACTAATCCCCTCGAATTTGAGTTCTTGTGGGGCTCTAGGGCCCACAGGGAGATCACAAAGATGGAAGCCCTGAAGTTTGTGGCAGAGGCCCATGATGAAGAACCCTGGAGCTGGCCAGAAGAATATAATAAGGCCCTAGAAGCTGACAAAGccaaagaaagaagccaggctgCTGGCTTAGAGTTCTGGTCAGAGGACACTATGAATGACAAGGCAAATGATTTGGTCCAGTTGGCTATTAATGTCACTGAGGAGTTGCTCCCTATACATCAGGATGAGCTATTGGCTCACACTGGCAAAGAATTTGAGGATGTGTTCCCAAACATCCTCAGTCGAGCTACTCTAATCCTTGATCTGTTCTATGGGTTCTCTCTGATTGAGGTTGATACCAGTGAGCACATCTACCTCCTAGTCCAGCAACCAGAATCAGAAGAAGAACAAGTAATGTTAGAGAGCTTGGGGAGACCCACTCAAGAGTATGT
Coding sequences:
- the Magee2 gene encoding melanoma-associated antigen E2 → MSLVSQNARHGSAETTADYSDGRGEMQATNASGPPTSMLVPDTLQGSQVPMDPQGASASQATQDPNDIEVLIDEQSRRLGALRVHDPLEDRSIALVNFMRMKSQTEGSIQQSEMLEFLREYSDQFPEILRRASAHLDRVFGLNLRVLDPQADTYNLISKPGPQTTDRLAETLDVPKAGLLALVLGHILLNGNRAREASIWDLLLKVDVLDEPQRINNLLGNTRNLLTTDFVRMRFLEYWPVYGTNPLEFEFLWGSRAHREITKMEALKFVAEAHDEEPWSWPEEYNKALEADKAKERSQAAGLEFWSEDTMNDKANDLVQLAINVTEELLPIHQDELLAHTGKEFEDVFPNILSRATLILDLFYGFSLIEVDTSEHIYLLVQQPESEEEQVMLESLGRPTQEYVMPILGLIFLMGNRVKEANVWNLLRRFSVDVGRKHAITCKLMRQRYLECRPLSYSNPVEYELLWGPRAHLETTKMKALEYMARLYRKRPQDWPEQYREAMEDEEARARSEATAMFFFGSM